One genomic region from Streptomyces sp. Li-HN-5-11 encodes:
- a CDS encoding TrkA family potassium uptake protein — translation MKVLIAGAGRLGTQIARVLSAARNDVTLVERDEDRVAELEGMPQVRLVAGDACEPGLLERAGAFACDLFIAATGRDEDNLVISLLAKRQFGVGRVAARVNEAENTWLFDGRWGVDVAVPATTPLISLIEEATGATDTVALLRLSKAGVEVIETAITARSRAAGHTLGEIGLPAGTVVATVVRDGRPTVPGPGVRLMPGDELLLVSHEATEQEIQAAFQ, via the coding sequence ATGAAGGTCCTGATCGCGGGTGCGGGCCGGCTCGGCACCCAGATCGCCCGGGTGCTGTCCGCCGCGCGCAACGACGTCACCCTCGTCGAGCGCGACGAGGACCGTGTGGCCGAACTAGAAGGCATGCCGCAGGTGCGCCTCGTGGCAGGGGACGCCTGTGAGCCGGGCCTGCTGGAGCGCGCGGGAGCCTTCGCCTGCGACCTCTTCATCGCCGCCACGGGCCGCGACGAGGACAATCTGGTCATCAGTCTGCTCGCCAAGCGGCAGTTCGGGGTGGGACGAGTGGCCGCGCGCGTCAACGAGGCGGAGAACACCTGGCTCTTCGACGGGCGCTGGGGGGTCGACGTGGCCGTGCCCGCGACCACCCCCCTGATCTCCCTCATCGAGGAGGCCACCGGTGCGACGGACACCGTGGCACTCCTGCGGCTGAGCAAGGCGGGCGTCGAGGTCATCGAGACCGCGATCACCGCGCGGTCGCGGGCCGCGGGACACACACTGGGCGAGATCGGCCTGCCCGCCGGCACCGTGGTCGCCACCGTCGTCCGCGACGGGCGGCCCACGGTCCCCGGCCCCGGGGTGCGGCTCATGCCCGGCGACGAACTCCTGCTGGTCTCGCACGAAGCGACCGAACAGGAAATCCAGGCTGCCTTCCAGTGA
- a CDS encoding TrkA family potassium uptake protein, whose translation MRVIIVGCGRVGATLATQLVTEGHDVRLVDQQPKARKQLAPGFSGAFHVGNGFSRAALETAGIGHADAFVAVTSGDNSNIVSARTAKETYRVPIVLARIHDPCRADIYRELGIPTISSVRWAVNRIHQMLVHRHLIPELAFGNGETLLVRSRLPSYLTGRPVTDFDIDGEIRVVEITRAGHSLLPAHGVLAEPGDVVTFGVAAMALSRLSGFLGKELGT comes from the coding sequence ATGAGAGTGATCATCGTGGGGTGCGGGCGGGTCGGAGCCACCCTCGCCACGCAGCTTGTCACCGAAGGCCACGACGTCCGCCTCGTCGACCAGCAGCCCAAGGCGCGGAAGCAGCTGGCACCAGGCTTTTCCGGCGCCTTCCACGTGGGCAACGGCTTCAGCCGCGCCGCGCTGGAGACGGCCGGGATCGGCCATGCGGACGCCTTCGTCGCGGTCACCTCCGGGGACAACAGCAACATCGTCAGCGCGCGCACCGCCAAGGAGACGTACCGGGTCCCGATCGTCCTCGCCCGCATCCACGATCCGTGCCGCGCCGACATCTACCGGGAACTGGGGATCCCGACGATCTCCAGCGTCCGCTGGGCCGTCAACCGCATCCACCAGATGCTGGTGCACCGCCACCTCATCCCCGAACTCGCCTTCGGCAACGGCGAGACGCTCCTGGTGCGGTCCCGGCTGCCGTCGTATCTCACCGGACGGCCGGTGACCGACTTCGACATCGACGGTGAGATCCGTGTCGTGGAGATCACCCGTGCCGGACACTCCCTGCTGCCTGCCCACGGTGTGCTGGCCGAGCCCGGCGATGTGGTCACCTTCGGCGTCGCCGCGATGGCGCTGAGCCGGCTGAGCGGCTTTCTCGGCAAGGAGCTGGGAACATGA
- a CDS encoding cation-transporting P-type ATPase, which yields MPSLPVPDVFTAVRSSSRGLTPAETAARQTRYGPNELPAVRHGPVWRRLVAQFTDLFAVVLLVSSAITFLAYVLERPHDPATLQLALAILGVVLLNAGIGFAQEYSAERTAESLQAMVPHTCRVLRDGERRELPVRDLVPGDVVILEAGDAVPADCRLVEAQEAAVNNAALTGESDPVARVAGPVPPGPQLSARNCVFMGTDLVAGTGKAVVFATGTATEFGRIFRLTAAAPRQQTPLQRQVAAMARRVAGVALATGAVMFAVRAPSGQPFVDTFVFSLGVMVALVPEGLPATLSVSLAIGVRRMARRHALVKQLLAVEALGSTSVICTDKTGTLTQAEMTVVQLWADGVSHTVSGVGYAPVGEITGAEPVRELLRAAALCGNARLVPPTGRDAWRVLGDTTEGALLVAALKAGLDPAEEEARTPRVSEYPFDSARKLMSTVHRDGLGTYLAYVKGAPLELLARCDTVERGTGNAPLTSTVRAEASAAADGMAEQGLRVLAVARRRVAGPRPPLADVESKLTLLGFAGMYDPPRPEVRDAVDACRRAGIRIVMVTGDHPLTAEAVARRVGIVREPSPATATGPQLDALDDRGLDDLLAGSTELLLCRVTPEHKMRVVTALQRRGEVVAVTGDGANDAPALKHADIGVAMGASGTDVAREAAVMVLLDDSFASITTAVGLGRSVYRNIRKFLIYLFSHNIAELVPIIAATFAGFPLVPITAVQILAIDLGSDVLPALALGAEPMEPDAMDSPPRPRNERLFSATVMGRICFLGGIQALGVCAVFFWHIHASGIPYADFTKDDPVYREAITMVQAGIVVSQFFNALAVRTDRQSVFRAGLLSNPWLIGAGCVGIALMAAISYAPPLQAVFHTAPLTAADWAVLTGFGVLLLIAEETRKWVLRHRRTSPEGGTR from the coding sequence ATGCCCTCCCTGCCGGTTCCCGACGTCTTCACCGCCGTGCGGAGCTCCTCGCGCGGTCTCACGCCGGCCGAGACAGCCGCACGGCAGACCCGTTACGGCCCCAACGAGCTGCCCGCCGTGCGCCACGGCCCGGTGTGGCGCCGTCTGGTCGCGCAGTTCACCGACCTTTTCGCGGTCGTGCTGCTCGTCTCCTCGGCCATCACGTTTCTCGCGTACGTGCTGGAGCGGCCCCACGATCCGGCCACCCTGCAGCTGGCCCTGGCCATCCTCGGAGTGGTTCTGCTGAACGCCGGCATCGGCTTCGCGCAGGAGTACTCCGCCGAGCGCACGGCCGAGTCACTGCAGGCGATGGTGCCGCACACCTGCCGCGTGCTGCGTGACGGGGAGCGGCGGGAGCTGCCCGTGCGGGATCTGGTGCCGGGTGATGTGGTGATCCTGGAGGCCGGGGACGCGGTGCCGGCCGACTGCCGGCTGGTCGAGGCCCAGGAAGCCGCCGTCAACAACGCCGCGCTCACCGGCGAGAGCGATCCCGTCGCACGGGTGGCGGGTCCCGTGCCGCCGGGGCCGCAGCTGAGCGCGCGCAACTGCGTCTTCATGGGCACCGACCTGGTCGCCGGCACGGGCAAGGCCGTCGTGTTCGCCACGGGTACGGCCACCGAGTTCGGGCGGATCTTCCGGCTCACCGCAGCGGCGCCGAGGCAGCAGACCCCGCTGCAACGCCAGGTCGCCGCCATGGCCCGCCGGGTCGCGGGGGTGGCACTCGCGACCGGCGCCGTCATGTTCGCGGTGCGCGCGCCCAGCGGGCAGCCGTTCGTCGACACGTTCGTCTTCTCGCTGGGCGTGATGGTCGCCCTCGTGCCGGAAGGGCTGCCGGCAACGCTCTCCGTGTCACTGGCGATCGGTGTCCGTCGCATGGCCCGTCGGCACGCGCTCGTCAAGCAACTGCTCGCGGTGGAGGCGCTGGGTTCGACCAGTGTGATCTGCACCGACAAGACGGGCACCCTCACTCAGGCCGAGATGACCGTCGTACAGCTGTGGGCCGACGGTGTTTCACACACCGTGTCGGGAGTGGGGTACGCGCCGGTCGGCGAGATCACCGGCGCGGAGCCGGTACGGGAGCTGCTGCGGGCGGCGGCTCTGTGCGGCAACGCCCGGCTGGTGCCGCCGACCGGGCGGGACGCGTGGCGGGTGCTCGGCGACACCACCGAGGGAGCCCTGCTGGTGGCCGCTCTGAAGGCCGGCCTGGATCCGGCCGAGGAGGAGGCGCGCACCCCACGGGTGTCGGAGTACCCCTTCGACTCCGCGCGCAAGCTGATGAGCACCGTGCACCGCGACGGCCTCGGCACGTACCTCGCGTACGTCAAGGGCGCACCGCTCGAGTTGCTCGCACGCTGTGACACCGTCGAACGGGGCACCGGGAATGCACCGCTGACGAGCACCGTCCGTGCCGAGGCGTCGGCGGCCGCGGACGGCATGGCCGAGCAGGGCCTGCGCGTACTGGCGGTCGCCCGGAGACGGGTCGCCGGTCCCCGTCCGCCGCTCGCGGACGTCGAGTCGAAGCTGACCCTGCTGGGGTTCGCCGGGATGTACGACCCACCCCGTCCGGAGGTCCGGGACGCGGTTGACGCCTGCCGGCGCGCCGGCATCCGCATCGTCATGGTCACCGGTGACCACCCGCTGACAGCGGAGGCCGTGGCCCGCCGTGTCGGCATCGTGCGCGAACCGTCGCCGGCCACGGCGACGGGCCCCCAGTTGGACGCGCTGGACGACCGCGGCCTGGACGACCTGCTGGCGGGCTCCACCGAACTGCTGCTGTGCCGGGTCACCCCCGAGCACAAGATGCGCGTGGTCACGGCACTGCAGCGGCGGGGCGAGGTCGTCGCCGTCACCGGCGACGGGGCCAACGACGCCCCGGCCCTCAAACACGCCGACATCGGCGTCGCCATGGGCGCCTCCGGCACCGACGTCGCCCGTGAGGCCGCCGTGATGGTGCTGCTCGACGACTCCTTCGCCTCCATCACCACCGCGGTCGGACTGGGCCGCTCGGTCTACCGGAACATCCGCAAGTTCCTCATCTACCTCTTCAGCCACAACATCGCCGAACTCGTGCCGATCATCGCCGCGACCTTCGCCGGGTTCCCTCTGGTGCCGATCACGGCCGTGCAGATCCTCGCCATCGACCTCGGCTCGGACGTGCTGCCGGCCCTGGCGCTCGGTGCGGAGCCGATGGAGCCCGACGCCATGGACAGCCCGCCGAGGCCCCGCAACGAGCGGCTCTTCTCCGCGACCGTCATGGGCCGCATCTGCTTCCTCGGCGGCATCCAGGCGCTCGGCGTGTGCGCCGTCTTCTTCTGGCACATCCACGCTTCGGGCATCCCCTACGCGGACTTCACGAAGGACGACCCGGTCTACCGGGAGGCGATCACCATGGTGCAGGCCGGCATCGTCGTCAGCCAGTTCTTCAACGCGCTCGCCGTGCGCACCGACCGGCAGAGCGTCTTCCGTGCCGGGCTGCTGAGCAATCCCTGGCTGATCGGCGCCGGCTGCGTCGGCATCGCGCTGATGGCCGCCATCAGCTACGCGCCGCCGTTGCAGGCGGTCTTCCACACCGCGCCGCTGACCGCCGCCGACTGGGCGGTCCTGACCGGCTTCGGCGTGCTGCTGCTGATCGCTGAGGAAACCAGGAAATGGGTGCTGCGGCACCGGAGGACGTCCCCGGAGGGAGGAACACGATGA
- a CDS encoding CBS domain-containing protein, with product MKVSEVMTAPPVCVAPDVSLVQVTRQMAECSVGSVLVVDDGALRGIVTDRDLAIRGVGGGLDARARVDAVMSPRAVTIDADDDLQVAYQTFRRSGVRRLPVLGAGRVVGVLTIDDLFLDVFRRFADLLGAVAWSVLQEPPGPLSEAGVPHAP from the coding sequence ATGAAGGTGTCGGAGGTGATGACCGCTCCGCCGGTGTGCGTCGCACCGGACGTCTCCCTGGTCCAGGTGACCCGGCAGATGGCCGAGTGCTCCGTCGGGTCCGTCCTCGTGGTCGATGACGGAGCACTGCGCGGCATAGTCACCGACCGCGACCTCGCCATTCGCGGCGTGGGCGGCGGTCTGGACGCGAGGGCACGGGTGGACGCGGTCATGTCGCCACGAGCGGTCACGATCGACGCCGATGACGACCTCCAAGTGGCGTACCAGACGTTCCGTCGCAGCGGGGTCCGCCGGCTTCCGGTCCTCGGCGCAGGGCGTGTCGTGGGCGTGCTGACGATCGACGACCTGTTCCTCGACGTCTTCCGGCGGTTCGCCGACCTGCTCGGCGCGGTCGCCTGGAGCGTCCTTCAGGAGCCCCCGGGACCGCTTTCGGAGGCCGGAGTCCCGCATGCCCCCTGA
- a CDS encoding Acg family FMN-binding oxidoreductase yields MTAQHLDANVVTALVTDAAAAPSLHNAQPWAFRWLRDAGVLRLYADPGRALLRTDPVNRGLHMGCGAALLNLRVAAAAAGLAPVVRLLPEPALAEFLAEVRLCGPGPPDRALARLHPAIHRRHSSRLPFRDEAVPAAARQRLCDAARAEGAQLVFPGAWHVRSILELVRDAEVREALDTGVRAETTQWTRTEPSGTAGAVDGIPGEAFGPRQRGTSAPVRDFSVGRPMPGRGSEPFEKAPNIALLGTARDEPVEWLRAGQALERVLLRATTEGLVASVTSQPLEWPETRWAVRDPVSAMAHVQMVLRLGYGPEGPASPRRPVTELLEFL; encoded by the coding sequence GTGACCGCACAACACCTTGACGCGAACGTCGTCACGGCACTCGTGACGGACGCCGCCGCGGCGCCCTCGCTGCACAACGCGCAGCCTTGGGCGTTCCGCTGGCTGCGGGACGCCGGCGTCCTGCGTCTGTATGCCGATCCGGGGCGCGCGCTCCTGCGGACCGACCCGGTGAATCGGGGCCTCCACATGGGCTGCGGTGCGGCGTTGCTCAACCTGCGCGTGGCCGCTGCGGCGGCCGGGCTGGCGCCGGTCGTCCGGTTGCTGCCCGAGCCGGCCCTGGCGGAGTTCCTGGCCGAGGTACGCCTGTGCGGCCCCGGCCCGCCGGACAGGGCTCTCGCGCGGCTGCACCCGGCGATCCACCGCCGGCACTCCAGCCGCCTGCCCTTCCGCGACGAAGCCGTCCCCGCCGCCGCCAGGCAACGGCTGTGCGACGCCGCGCGCGCCGAGGGCGCGCAACTGGTGTTTCCGGGAGCCTGGCACGTGCGGTCGATCCTGGAACTGGTACGGGACGCCGAGGTCCGGGAAGCGCTCGACACGGGAGTGCGCGCGGAGACGACACAGTGGACGCGTACGGAACCCTCAGGTACCGCGGGTGCCGTCGATGGCATCCCTGGCGAGGCGTTCGGTCCGCGCCAGCGCGGTACCTCGGCCCCCGTGCGCGACTTCTCCGTGGGCCGTCCGATGCCGGGGCGGGGCTCGGAACCCTTCGAGAAGGCACCGAACATCGCCCTGCTGGGTACGGCTCGCGACGAGCCTGTGGAATGGCTCCGTGCCGGTCAGGCACTGGAGCGGGTGCTCCTGCGGGCCACCACCGAGGGGCTGGTCGCCTCGGTCACCTCCCAGCCCCTGGAGTGGCCGGAAACCCGGTGGGCAGTCCGCGATCCCGTCTCCGCCATGGCCCACGTACAGATGGTGCTCCGGCTCGGCTACGGCCCCGAAGGCCCCGCGAGCCCGCGGCGCCCGGTCACCGAGTTGCTCGAGTTCCTCTGA
- a CDS encoding universal stress protein: MTRPSDRKPIVVGVDPDPTHRMALAWAADEAARRRLPLRPVHVEGVPTRGSWPREVPPSWEEWNEALHKAGRQVLEEAADFVTSRHPGLAVDALLAEGDPVWVLREQSRDAAAVVLGSRHLSRTQEVFGSASVALPVMAHTRCPLVVVPEPEHITQDPAYYVVGVDGSEHSAAAVDVAFEEAALRGARLRALFVWEAGPLRVFDEHGPQEECRRLLSEIVAGRRARFPEVDLRQELVVGHPVHVLTDASAHALGVVVGTRGHGGFTGMLLGSVSQGVLHHARCPVIAVPTSV; this comes from the coding sequence ATGACCCGGCCCAGTGACCGCAAGCCGATCGTGGTGGGCGTCGATCCCGATCCCACCCATCGGATGGCCCTGGCCTGGGCGGCCGACGAAGCGGCCCGTCGGCGGCTGCCCCTGCGTCCGGTCCACGTCGAGGGCGTGCCGACCAGGGGCTCGTGGCCGCGGGAGGTCCCGCCGTCGTGGGAGGAATGGAACGAGGCGCTGCACAAAGCCGGGAGGCAGGTGCTGGAGGAGGCCGCGGACTTCGTCACGTCCCGGCACCCGGGACTCGCCGTGGACGCCCTGCTCGCGGAGGGCGACCCCGTCTGGGTGTTGCGCGAGCAGAGTCGCGACGCCGCCGCCGTCGTGCTGGGATCGCGGCACCTGAGCCGGACGCAGGAGGTCTTCGGCTCCGCGTCGGTCGCCCTGCCGGTCATGGCTCACACCCGCTGCCCCCTCGTGGTCGTACCCGAGCCGGAACACATCACTCAGGACCCCGCCTACTACGTGGTCGGCGTCGACGGCAGCGAACACTCCGCGGCCGCCGTCGACGTGGCGTTCGAGGAGGCGGCCCTGCGCGGCGCCCGGCTGAGGGCCCTGTTCGTCTGGGAGGCCGGGCCGCTCAGGGTCTTCGACGAACACGGGCCGCAGGAGGAGTGCCGCCGGCTGCTCTCCGAGATCGTGGCGGGCCGCCGCGCCCGCTTCCCCGAGGTCGATCTGCGCCAGGAACTGGTCGTCGGGCACCCCGTGCACGTGCTCACCGACGCGTCGGCCCATGCGCTGGGCGTGGTGGTGGGGACCCGGGGACACGGAGGCTTCACCGGCATGCTGCTGGGCTCGGTCAGCCAGGGAGTGCTGCACCACGCCCGCTGCCCCGTCATCGCGGTACCGACATCCGTGTGA
- a CDS encoding V-type ATP synthase subunit D translates to MSGRGSRVPVGRAGRLRLRRNLATALRGADLLERKLRLLLDRERVARRAAQDAGRVWRERMSEADTWLVRGVLLGGEGALAEAVPADRARVEVRWAALMGVRHPEAVSCTGPVRSPEEQTPPNTALAHAERAYRAAIRAATEHAAQQAAADLLAAEAARTRQRVRALNRHWIPRLRRELTAVELALEEAEHEEAVRRRWAASHGAR, encoded by the coding sequence GTGAGCGGCCGTGGAAGCCGGGTACCGGTGGGGCGGGCCGGACGGCTGCGGCTGCGCCGCAACCTCGCCACGGCGCTCCGCGGAGCGGACCTGCTGGAACGCAAACTCCGGCTGCTGCTGGACCGCGAGCGCGTGGCACGCCGGGCGGCTCAGGACGCGGGCCGGGTGTGGCGGGAGCGCATGTCCGAGGCGGACACCTGGCTGGTGCGGGGTGTGCTGCTCGGCGGCGAGGGGGCGCTGGCCGAGGCGGTGCCGGCAGACCGGGCCCGGGTCGAGGTCCGGTGGGCCGCGCTGATGGGTGTACGCCATCCTGAGGCCGTGTCCTGTACGGGTCCCGTCCGCTCCCCGGAGGAGCAGACCCCGCCCAACACCGCGCTCGCGCATGCCGAGCGGGCGTACCGAGCGGCGATTCGCGCCGCCACGGAGCACGCCGCCCAGCAGGCCGCGGCAGACTTGCTCGCCGCTGAGGCCGCACGGACCCGGCAGCGGGTCCGCGCTTTGAACCGGCACTGGATCCCCCGGCTGCGGCGGGAGCTCACGGCAGTCGAACTGGCGCTGGAGGAGGCCGAGCACGAGGAGGCGGTACGGCGCCGCTGGGCCGCCTCCCACGGCGCCCGATGA
- a CDS encoding V-type ATP synthase subunit B — protein MSGFADVEYTGVRELRGPLVVVEGVRGVGWDEFATITLGSQERRHGLVLEVDRDLAVVQVLEDTSGMDRTGTRVAFSGTPLRIAVGTGWLGRVCNGRGEPADGGPPVLGGTYAAVGGAPINPVRREPPNEPVLTGVTAVDVLTTLVRGQKLPVFSAAGLPHLELAVQIAAQAACGGEAFAVVFAGMGLTHADAAFVRAGLAERSAARELVLLLNTADDPVIERLLTPRLALTVAEHLAFAEGRHVLVVMTDMTAYSEALREVSAARGEIPARRAYPGYLYSDLASLYERCGRIRGRPGSVTVLPVLTMPAGDITHPVPDLTGYITEGQIVLSAEVYAAGTYPPVDPLASLSRLMRKGAGAGRTRADHPHVAAQLIAALARSRQVRELADLIGRPALSPTDLRHLDLEDTFRKRFLAQAMDENRALDDSLDRAWEVLLTLPRSQLGMLPAELFEARRASSEAGTDGPGEAP, from the coding sequence ATGAGCGGGTTCGCAGACGTCGAGTACACGGGGGTGCGCGAGCTGCGCGGCCCGCTCGTCGTCGTGGAGGGCGTGCGCGGGGTCGGCTGGGACGAGTTCGCCACGATCACCCTCGGCTCGCAGGAGCGACGGCACGGGCTGGTGCTGGAGGTGGACCGGGACCTCGCCGTGGTGCAGGTGCTGGAGGACACGTCCGGCATGGACCGGACCGGCACCCGCGTCGCCTTCTCGGGCACCCCCCTGCGCATCGCGGTCGGCACCGGATGGCTGGGACGCGTGTGCAACGGCCGGGGGGAGCCGGCCGACGGCGGACCGCCGGTGCTGGGCGGCACGTACGCGGCGGTGGGCGGCGCGCCGATCAACCCCGTGCGCCGGGAACCGCCGAACGAGCCGGTGCTGACGGGCGTGACCGCCGTGGACGTGCTCACCACCCTGGTTCGGGGCCAGAAGCTACCGGTGTTCTCGGCGGCCGGGCTGCCGCACCTGGAACTGGCGGTGCAGATCGCGGCCCAGGCGGCCTGCGGCGGCGAGGCGTTCGCGGTCGTCTTCGCCGGCATGGGACTCACCCACGCGGACGCGGCGTTCGTGCGCGCCGGTCTGGCGGAGCGCTCGGCGGCACGCGAACTGGTCCTGCTCCTCAACACGGCCGACGACCCGGTCATCGAGCGGCTGCTCACTCCACGGCTGGCCCTGACGGTCGCCGAGCACCTGGCGTTCGCCGAGGGCCGTCATGTCCTGGTGGTGATGACGGACATGACGGCCTACTCCGAGGCCCTGCGCGAGGTGTCCGCCGCGCGGGGCGAGATCCCCGCCCGCCGGGCCTACCCCGGCTACCTGTACAGCGACCTCGCCTCTCTCTACGAACGCTGCGGCAGGATCAGGGGCCGGCCGGGATCGGTGACCGTCCTGCCGGTGCTCACCATGCCGGCGGGTGACATCACCCACCCCGTCCCCGATCTCACGGGCTACATCACGGAGGGGCAGATCGTGCTGTCGGCCGAGGTGTACGCGGCCGGGACGTACCCGCCCGTCGATCCGCTGGCCTCGCTGTCACGTCTGATGCGAAAGGGAGCGGGGGCCGGACGGACCCGCGCCGATCACCCGCACGTGGCCGCGCAGCTGATCGCCGCGCTTGCCCGGTCCCGCCAGGTGCGGGAACTCGCGGACCTGATCGGACGGCCGGCGCTCAGTCCCACCGACCTGCGCCATCTGGACCTGGAGGACACCTTCCGGAAGCGGTTCCTGGCCCAGGCCATGGACGAGAACCGCGCACTGGACGACTCCCTGGACCGGGCCTGGGAGGTGCTGCTGACGCTGCCGCGCAGTCAGCTCGGCATGCTCCCGGCCGAGTTGTTCGAGGCACGCCGGGCGTCGTCCGAAGCCGGCACGGACGGGCCGGGTGAGGCGCCGTGA